A genome region from Coprococcus phoceensis includes the following:
- the tnpA gene encoding IS66 family insertion sequence element accessory protein TnpA, protein MKAKRVNREEQLKLIMECRSSGLSDYQWCEAHGIHPGTFYNWVSKLRKADVTLPDSESKHLGTPVHQEVVKVDLVSNPVPSTTIMKQNTRILAMPSTDASVAMEIVMDNSTIT, encoded by the coding sequence ATGAAAGCAAAACGTGTCAATCGCGAAGAACAATTGAAACTTATTATGGAATGCCGTTCCAGCGGCCTTTCCGATTATCAGTGGTGTGAAGCACATGGGATTCATCCTGGCACCTTTTACAACTGGGTTAGTAAGCTACGCAAAGCCGACGTAACACTTCCTGATTCTGAGAGTAAGCACTTGGGAACCCCTGTTCATCAGGAAGTTGTCAAAGTAGATCTGGTTTCAAATCCAGTACCATCTACTACAATAATGAAGCAAAATACTCGCATTCTAGCAATGCCCTCTACTGATGCTAGTGTTGCTATGGAAATCGTAATGGATAATTCTACCATAACTTAA
- a CDS encoding acyltransferase family protein, whose amino-acid sequence MNTQNQQKFFYFIENLRGLSTLIVIYTHLCAWWSSANHKVSYLKNFVDKIFCIPLHLSGDLGYFAVLIFFLISGFIITHTMQNENRHTFFRKRFFRIVPTLFISLLIMYIINKLSSYFLYPVSLGNVSSNSIKDYLLTFFLVDRLVGSPELLVVTWTLLVEVIFYILCFIFLPINKNSPNKATFCIILSVCCITTLSPHNSFTNALAYYANYVLFVLLGRVIYLAIHNIVSHKQALIQGAVISFLFINYHEYIYPGRIFTSPDYFIYSLIFAVVIFLLFCLYSNKRFKFLKLVAKHSYTLYLIHIPVGSLILYLLNLLPISFDVCFILTTIVCLITATVLDLFFLQLPQKNLTKSR is encoded by the coding sequence ATGAACACACAAAATCAACAAAAATTTTTTTATTTTATTGAAAATTTGAGAGGTCTTTCGACATTAATAGTTATATATACTCATTTATGTGCCTGGTGGTCTTCAGCAAATCATAAAGTTTCATATCTAAAGAATTTTGTGGATAAAATATTTTGTATTCCACTTCATTTAAGTGGAGATTTAGGATACTTTGCTGTACTGATTTTTTTCTTAATAAGCGGTTTTATTATTACTCATACTATGCAAAATGAAAATAGACATACTTTTTTTAGAAAAAGATTTTTTAGAATTGTCCCAACCTTGTTTATCAGCCTATTAATAATGTACATAATTAACAAACTTTCAAGTTATTTTCTTTATCCTGTATCACTTGGCAATGTCTCATCAAATTCTATCAAAGACTACTTATTGACATTTTTCCTAGTTGATCGACTAGTTGGTTCTCCTGAGTTGTTAGTTGTTACTTGGACACTCCTAGTAGAAGTTATATTTTATATTCTTTGCTTTATTTTTTTACCTATTAATAAAAATTCTCCAAATAAAGCAACCTTTTGTATAATTTTATCCGTATGTTGCATTACAACATTATCTCCACATAATTCCTTTACCAATGCTTTAGCTTATTATGCTAATTATGTTCTTTTTGTTTTATTAGGGAGAGTTATTTATTTGGCTATACACAATATCGTAAGTCATAAACAAGCTTTAATTCAAGGTGCTGTTATTTCCTTCCTTTTTATCAACTATCATGAATACATTTATCCAGGACGAATTTTCACTTCACCTGATTATTTTATTTACTCATTAATTTTTGCCGTTGTAATATTTTTATTATTTTGCTTATATTCTAACAAACGGTTTAAATTTTTGAAATTAGTTGCTAAACATAGTTATACTCTATATTTAATACATATACCTGTAGGTTCATTGATTCTATATCTTTTAAATTTATTGCCAATATCTTTTGATGTTTGTTTTATACTAACTACTATAGTATGTTTAATAACTGCAACAGTACTTGACTTATTTTTTCTTCAACTCCCCCAAAAAAATCTCACTAAAAGTAGATGA
- a CDS encoding thioesterase II family protein: MILFCFSYAGGSAMFYKKWQKYLGEEIKVVPVELQGHGIRYKEKLVNNLEVICEDIYKIVKAHITNDKFMFLGHSLGGLIAFEFYYYLKKREKKQPTALFILGCKAPMYLKLPFALSSDDEKLWKDINSLGGIPDKVNRNESLKKFFLPVLKNDFSIIKNYIFNKNRTLVSSKMVLISGDKDPLSPNSKEEWQLLCKDKADIYFLEGNHFFVLNNGKSISEIVKKIMNKMEVEKNGIS; encoded by the coding sequence ATGATATTGTTTTGTTTTTCGTATGCTGGAGGATCAGCTATGTTTTATAAAAAATGGCAGAAATATTTGGGCGAAGAAATTAAAGTTGTACCAGTAGAGTTGCAGGGCCATGGTATTAGATATAAGGAAAAGTTAGTAAACAATCTAGAAGTTATATGCGAAGATATTTATAAAATTGTAAAAGCACATATAACAAATGACAAATTTATGTTTTTGGGTCATAGTTTAGGAGGATTGATTGCATTTGAGTTTTATTATTATTTAAAAAAGAGAGAAAAAAAACAACCAACAGCGTTATTTATTTTGGGGTGTAAGGCGCCAATGTATTTAAAACTACCATTTGCACTCAGTTCTGATGATGAAAAACTTTGGAAAGATATTAATAGTTTGGGTGGAATACCAGATAAAGTAAATCGAAACGAAAGTTTAAAAAAATTCTTTTTGCCTGTATTAAAAAATGATTTTTCTATAATAAAGAACTATATATTTAATAAGAATAGAACCTTAGTAAGTTCAAAAATGGTTCTTATTAGTGGGGACAAAGATCCATTAAGCCCCAATTCTAAAGAAGAGTGGCAACTGTTATGTAAAGACAAAGCAGATATATATTTTTTGGAAGGCAATCATTTTTTTGTTTTAAATAATGGAAAGTCTATTTCGGAAATTGTTAAAAAAATAATGAATAAAATGGAGGTAGAGAAAAATGGAATTTCTTAA
- a CDS encoding radical SAM protein, with translation MSEIRLCVSKDCNFKCSYCNSGGEGIFTQNPPMTVKEIRDCVEFLTYMGVDSVRITGGEPFIRKDIIDIIKELRKIKKIKYISIVTNGSLLTKEKIEILEKQGINNITVSLDTLDENEFKKIIGVENITLNSILNNIILLSKSTINVRINMVVTKSTIKHLQNMIDFCNRYGIDLKLLDLNNLNLNDWKDNYVELASVKKKLEKQTKRIEYESVRGNYGTPMEILVFDNFKLIFKDSTDGTCYNSRCKSCKNYPCQTGISSFVVTHDGQIKLCELGKPYNFNLNILVKYFREYERMKEEFCNVTFQKLWRKDDSENEKHYLGKKE, from the coding sequence ATGAGTGAAATTAGGCTATGTGTTTCCAAGGATTGCAATTTTAAATGCAGTTACTGTAATTCTGGAGGAGAAGGTATATTTACTCAGAATCCGCCTATGACAGTTAAAGAAATTAGAGACTGCGTTGAATTTTTAACTTATATGGGTGTTGATTCTGTTAGAATCACAGGAGGCGAGCCATTTATCAGGAAGGATATAATTGATATTATTAAAGAATTAAGAAAAATTAAAAAGATTAAATATATATCGATAGTTACAAATGGTAGTCTTCTTACAAAAGAAAAAATTGAAATACTTGAAAAACAAGGGATTAATAACATAACAGTAAGTTTAGATACACTTGACGAAAATGAATTCAAGAAAATTATTGGTGTTGAAAATATTACATTAAATAGTATTTTAAACAATATTATTTTACTTTCCAAAAGTACGATTAACGTAAGAATAAATATGGTAGTGACTAAAAGTACAATCAAACATTTACAGAATATGATTGACTTTTGTAACAGATATGGAATTGACCTTAAATTGCTGGATTTAAATAATTTAAATTTAAACGATTGGAAAGATAATTATGTTGAACTAGCTTCAGTTAAAAAGAAGTTGGAAAAACAGACAAAAAGAATTGAATATGAAAGTGTTAGAGGAAATTATGGTACACCAATGGAAATATTAGTATTTGATAATTTTAAGCTAATATTTAAAGATAGTACAGACGGAACTTGCTATAACTCTAGGTGTAAGAGTTGCAAAAATTATCCATGCCAGACAGGAATTTCTAGCTTTGTTGTTACACATGATGGACAAATAAAATTATGTGAATTAGGAAAACCATATAATTTCAATTTGAATATTTTGGTTAAATATTTTCGAGAATATGAACGAATGAAAGAAGAATTTTGTAATGTTACATTCCAAAAACTATGGAGAAAGGATGATAGTGAGAATGAAAAACACTACTTGGGAAAAAAAGAATGA
- a CDS encoding 4'-phosphopantetheinyl transferase family protein gives MKIIFLEISSSMTQNTFNILEKYLSQSRRTFLRNIYRTEKKESILYSELLTKMGINIFYGIPLSEIQIKHGSFGKPYIVNSYPIYFNVSHTNNFLVFGTSLRSPIGVDVETLKSPSRSLLTHCLHDEEYRSVIHSPNLSIDFFKIWTKKEAILKMQGIGISKKLNLLNTLSYSFPLFCGQYKNYIYSIASMYTETINFSKICNKDLENFYLHMDQ, from the coding sequence ATGAAGATAATTTTTTTAGAAATTTCAAGTTCAATGACTCAAAATACTTTTAACATTTTAGAAAAATATTTATCACAATCTAGAAGAACATTTCTACGAAATATATATCGTACAGAAAAAAAAGAGAGTATATTATACAGTGAATTGTTAACCAAAATGGGAATCAATATTTTTTATGGTATTCCTCTTTCTGAAATACAAATCAAACACGGAAGTTTTGGAAAGCCATATATTGTAAATTCATATCCTATTTATTTTAATGTTTCACATACAAATAATTTTTTAGTCTTTGGCACAAGTCTTCGTTCACCAATTGGTGTAGATGTAGAAACACTGAAATCTCCATCACGTAGCTTATTAACTCATTGTTTACATGATGAAGAATATCGAAGTGTAATTCATTCACCAAATTTATCAATTGATTTTTTCAAAATATGGACTAAAAAAGAAGCTATTTTAAAAATGCAAGGTATAGGAATTAGTAAAAAACTAAATTTACTCAATACGTTATCCTATTCGTTTCCACTTTTTTGCGGGCAATACAAAAATTATATTTACTCAATCGCATCCATGTATACAGAAACAATTAATTTCTCTAAAATTTGTAATAAAGATTTAGAAAATTTTTATTTACATATGGATCAATAA
- a CDS encoding CD3324 family protein: MKYVNGRDILPSTLLEAIQNYIEGDIVYIPLKSNHKKSWGTNTNSKQLIIERNMNIRRDFSYGKNIDQLADEYCLSISSIKKIVYSK, encoded by the coding sequence ATGAAATATGTAAACGGTCGGGATATCCTTCCTTCTACATTGCTAGAAGCTATTCAAAACTATATAGAAGGTGATATTGTATACATACCATTAAAGTCGAATCATAAAAAATCATGGGGTACAAACACTAATTCAAAACAACTCATAATAGAGCGTAACATGAACATTCGAAGAGATTTTAGTTATGGAAAAAACATTGATCAATTAGCAGATGAATATTGCTTATCTATTAGTAGTATCAAAAAAATTGTTTATTCTAAATAA
- a CDS encoding class I adenylate-forming enzyme family protein, which translates to MEFLNLVSWKDNNNIAFCCDNEIISYSNLLNDIIKMKNSNKLENYKNIAIYLPNSIDYCRVFLSLIIAGKRVFLLNYAYTYSEVRQLVVENGIECVITNSEKKGLLEIIQPVMYVDKIGMQDQNFDLLNTELLKQNEASIVIFTSGTTAKSKGVELTIVNIINNIESYKKVIKYRGDEKALVTVPLTSSYGNFMLCAYLRMGVTVKFLTQSGALKNIIVSLQKDKITHLITIPTVLNLLMKMEKKLEAENLKFIGFSGSAISGKVIQELIEKFNDVSIVQGYGMTEAGPVIAMMDEDNYKTKIGSVGKALPNQTVMIACDNKYSKTPWKEGEIVVSGLNVMKGYYNNQVSTSKVLYDGYLHTGDIGYLDSEGYLYIKGRIKNLIITGGYNVSPEEIENVLNLYPGIKESFVYAAKDAVVGEKICAQIVLHSTIEKDFSSNAFLRFCQQNMATYKIPKKIEIVSEIIKTKSGKVKRNYE; encoded by the coding sequence ATGGAATTTCTTAATTTAGTTAGTTGGAAAGACAATAATAATATTGCTTTTTGCTGTGATAACGAAATCATTAGTTATAGTAATTTGCTAAACGATATTATTAAGATGAAGAATAGTAATAAATTAGAAAATTATAAAAATATTGCAATATATTTACCTAATTCTATAGATTATTGCAGGGTGTTCTTGTCACTAATTATTGCTGGGAAAAGAGTATTTTTGTTAAATTATGCATATACATACAGTGAAGTTAGACAACTTGTTGTTGAAAATGGAATAGAATGTGTAATCACCAATAGTGAAAAGAAAGGATTACTCGAAATTATTCAACCGGTTATGTATGTTGATAAGATAGGCATGCAAGATCAGAACTTTGATTTATTAAATACTGAGTTATTAAAACAAAATGAAGCATCTATAGTAATTTTTACGTCAGGAACAACAGCCAAAAGTAAAGGGGTTGAATTGACCATAGTAAATATAATAAATAATATTGAAAGTTACAAAAAAGTTATTAAATACCGTGGTGATGAAAAAGCATTAGTGACTGTTCCTTTGACGAGTAGTTATGGAAATTTTATGTTATGTGCATATTTAAGAATGGGAGTAACAGTTAAATTTTTGACTCAAAGTGGTGCATTAAAAAATATAATTGTAAGTTTGCAAAAGGATAAGATAACTCATCTTATTACTATTCCTACAGTTTTAAATCTGTTAATGAAAATGGAAAAGAAGCTAGAGGCGGAAAATTTAAAATTCATAGGATTTTCTGGGAGTGCTATATCTGGAAAAGTTATTCAAGAGTTAATAGAAAAATTTAATGATGTGAGTATAGTACAAGGATATGGAATGACGGAAGCAGGTCCTGTAATCGCGATGATGGATGAAGACAACTATAAAACGAAGATTGGTTCTGTGGGAAAGGCTTTGCCAAATCAGACGGTTATGATTGCATGTGATAATAAGTACAGTAAGACACCGTGGAAAGAAGGAGAAATTGTAGTATCAGGACTTAATGTAATGAAAGGGTACTATAACAATCAAGTGTCAACGAGTAAAGTGTTATATGATGGGTATTTACATACTGGGGATATAGGTTATTTAGATTCTGAAGGATATTTGTATATAAAGGGAAGGATAAAAAATTTAATCATTACTGGAGGATATAATGTAAGTCCTGAGGAAATTGAAAATGTTTTAAATTTGTATCCAGGTATAAAAGAGTCCTTTGTATATGCAGCCAAAGATGCAGTTGTGGGAGAAAAAATATGTGCGCAAATAGTTTTGCATAGTACTATAGAAAAAGATTTTTCTTCAAATGCATTCTTGAGGTTTTGTCAACAGAATATGGCAACATACAAAATTCCTAAAAAAATAGAGATTGTTTCTGAAATTATAAAAACAAAAAGTGGAAAGGTAAAGAGGAATTATGAATAA
- a CDS encoding radical SAM protein: MKNTTWEKKNELRLILTHSCNFHCPFCHREGVHGKTRYEEHEILKIDDYVYLYQICSKYLGWDTVTLTGGEPLIREDIITLCKKLHMCGAKITVVTNGSLLKNRLEIGKYVYQLNISVLSVDKKISAKMTGVIDSLEEQLESIKLFRDMYPDVKIRINSVVTKSTFKKENVMNLMKYAESIMASMKFIEVYPVGSSEYLDIKQMEEILQEWNFIKQDCKDNINIYSNGNEEIALYRLKCSVACEKEDAERYCRANRDVFLTPHGKVNLCMKTSILKDIYYEIVGKKEEKLIKSIEDIMNYKIFECTEEKNERKTCN; encoded by the coding sequence ATGAAAAACACTACTTGGGAAAAAAAGAATGAATTAAGACTTATATTGACCCATTCTTGCAACTTCCATTGCCCGTTTTGCCATAGAGAAGGTGTGCATGGTAAGACAAGATATGAGGAGCATGAAATTTTAAAAATAGATGATTATGTATACCTTTACCAAATATGCAGTAAATATTTGGGGTGGGATACAGTAACATTAACAGGAGGAGAACCTTTAATTAGAGAGGATATTATTACACTTTGCAAAAAATTGCATATGTGTGGCGCAAAAATAACAGTAGTAACAAATGGTAGCCTGTTGAAGAATAGACTTGAAATTGGAAAATATGTATATCAATTAAATATTTCAGTACTTTCTGTTGATAAAAAAATATCGGCCAAAATGACGGGGGTAATAGATTCGTTAGAAGAACAGTTAGAATCAATTAAGTTGTTTAGAGATATGTATCCAGATGTAAAAATAAGGATTAATTCGGTGGTTACTAAATCAACTTTTAAAAAAGAAAATGTAATGAATTTGATGAAATATGCAGAAAGTATTATGGCATCAATGAAATTTATAGAGGTTTATCCAGTTGGCTCAAGCGAGTATTTGGATATAAAACAAATGGAAGAAATTTTGCAAGAGTGGAATTTCATCAAACAAGATTGCAAAGACAATATAAATATATATTCTAATGGAAATGAAGAAATTGCATTATATAGGTTAAAATGTTCAGTTGCTTGTGAAAAAGAAGATGCAGAAAGATATTGTCGAGCAAATCGTGATGTTTTCTTAACGCCACATGGAAAAGTTAATCTGTGTATGAAGACTAGTATTTTAAAAGATATATATTACGAGATAGTAGGCAAGAAAGAGGAAAAGCTGATTAAAAGCATAGAAGACATAATGAACTATAAAATTTTTGAATGTACGGAGGAAAAAAATGAAAGAAAAACTTGCAATTAA
- a CDS encoding DegT/DnrJ/EryC1/StrS aminotransferase family protein, producing MKEKLAINGGIKSVTIEHPHEIWPPLAGEDELKELAEQRNLDISIRGKSGPIKELEDDFKKFMDNKIKYTVTFNSGTSALLAAYFSVGIDENSVVIGPATTYHAALSPTYLLKGNVKLVDIDKETRCIDVNQIEKAITSKTKAITVVHQWGYPCDMEAIMRLARKYSLKVIEDCSHAHGSRRDGQLCGTFGDVAVFSLQTNKAVFAGEGGILVTNNEEIYNRATLLGHYRERSRDEINDLSYQKYWVTGFGLKLRMSPFNAIVAKHSLKKFEAIKRERHMCLEYFNERLKEVSYIEPLKFEKNIDMGAWYGFKPLVIQEKLGKYTKSDLIGMLQAEGVEVSNPSSPCLATLPLYSETKGMMFPNIIKERNDINDYPVARYVQNNALSLPTFSNFSRDKEIIDQYIIAMKKVGEWLCV from the coding sequence ATGAAAGAAAAACTTGCAATTAATGGTGGAATAAAGTCTGTAACAATAGAGCATCCTCACGAAATTTGGCCACCATTGGCAGGAGAGGATGAGTTGAAAGAATTAGCAGAACAAAGAAATTTAGATATCTCAATTAGAGGAAAATCGGGTCCAATAAAAGAGTTAGAAGATGACTTCAAAAAATTTATGGATAATAAGATTAAATATACGGTGACATTCAACTCTGGTACTAGTGCATTATTAGCAGCATATTTCTCAGTTGGAATTGATGAGAATTCTGTTGTAATTGGACCAGCTACTACATATCATGCTGCATTAAGTCCGACTTATTTGTTAAAAGGAAATGTTAAATTAGTAGATATTGATAAGGAAACAAGATGTATTGATGTGAATCAAATCGAAAAAGCGATTACTTCTAAAACAAAAGCCATAACAGTTGTTCATCAGTGGGGTTATCCATGTGATATGGAAGCTATAATGAGACTAGCTAGAAAGTATTCTTTAAAAGTGATAGAGGATTGTTCACATGCACATGGAAGCAGACGTGATGGACAGTTATGTGGAACATTTGGGGATGTAGCTGTATTTTCATTACAGACAAATAAAGCAGTTTTTGCCGGAGAGGGTGGAATTTTAGTTACAAATAACGAGGAAATTTATAATAGAGCTACATTGTTAGGGCATTACAGGGAACGCTCTAGGGATGAAATAAATGATTTGAGTTATCAAAAATATTGGGTTACAGGTTTTGGTCTGAAATTAAGAATGTCACCATTTAACGCTATAGTAGCAAAACATTCGTTGAAAAAATTTGAAGCTATAAAAAGAGAGCGACATATGTGTTTGGAATATTTTAATGAAAGATTAAAAGAAGTTTCATATATCGAACCGCTTAAATTTGAAAAAAATATAGATATGGGAGCCTGGTATGGATTTAAACCATTAGTAATTCAAGAAAAGCTAGGAAAATATACCAAAAGTGATTTGATTGGCATGCTACAAGCGGAAGGAGTAGAAGTATCTAATCCTTCGAGCCCATGCTTGGCTACATTACCATTATATAGTGAAACAAAAGGGATGATGTTCCCCAATATTATAAAGGAAAGAAATGACATTAATGATTATCCTGTGGCAAGATATGTACAGAATAACGCATTATCATTGCCTACATTTAGTAATTTTTCAAGAGATAAAGAAATTATTGATCAGTATATAATAGCAATGAAAAAAGTTGGAGAGTGGCTATGTGTGTAA
- a CDS encoding NUDIX hydrolase: MCVIRDKKLIKEAQLKGISRYSVGIIVVCSKGLLVLQRKDEDSFGGMYELPGGKVEEGESLESAVRRELFEETGLVCKTVNMYTNYFDYIENEKTRQFNFWVSIENIEKIVHPEHQAYKWIWDTKNLETSSEMQSMLEDILHLEFVKSLCDSNNHN; the protein is encoded by the coding sequence ATGTGTGTAATAAGGGATAAAAAATTAATTAAAGAAGCTCAGCTTAAAGGGATTTCACGATATTCAGTTGGAATAATAGTAGTTTGTTCAAAAGGATTATTAGTTTTGCAACGAAAGGATGAAGATAGTTTTGGAGGTATGTATGAGTTACCAGGCGGTAAAGTTGAAGAGGGTGAAAGCCTCGAATCTGCAGTTCGAAGAGAGTTATTTGAAGAAACTGGGTTAGTATGTAAAACAGTTAATATGTATACAAATTATTTTGATTATATTGAAAACGAAAAAACTAGACAATTTAATTTTTGGGTTTCGATAGAAAATATAGAAAAAATTGTACATCCTGAACACCAAGCCTACAAATGGATTTGGGATACAAAAAACTTAGAAACTTCAAGCGAAATGCAAAGTATGTTAGAGGATATTTTACACTTAGAATTTGTAAAAAGTTTGTGTGACAGTAATAATCATAATTGA